The following DNA comes from Enterobacter sp. SA187.
TGTCGCTGAACAGCTTCAGGCCGAGCGCCCAGGTGGTGCAGATCAGCAGCCACACCGCCGGAACCATCGTCACCCAGATGTATTTAGTGCGCTGCATTTTCACCAATACCACCGTACCCAGCACCAGCGCCACGGCAGCCAGCATCTGGTTGGAGATACCGAACAGCGGCCACAGGCTCTTCACGCCGCCCAATGGATCGACCACGCCCTGATACAGCAGGTAGCCCCACAGTCCCACGCAGCCCGCCGTGCCGATAATACCGGCCACCAGTGAATCGGTTTTCTTCAGGAAAGGCACGAAGTTACCCAGAAGATCCTGCAACATAAAGCGGCCGGAACGTGTACCCGCATCCAGCGCGGTCAGAATGAACAGCGCCTCAAACAGAATGCCGAAGTGGTACCAGAAGCCCATATCAGCCCACGGCAGGATCTTGTGGAACACATGCGCGATCCCCACCGCCAGCGTCGGCGCGCCACCGGCACGGTTGAGCACGGATGGCTCGCCGATGTCTTTCGCGGTTTGCAGGATCTGCTCAGGGGAAATCACAAAGCCCCAGGAGCTGACGGTGGCCGCCGCATGCGCGGTGACGTCTTTCAGCTGCGCCATGATCAGCGGGCCGTTTTCACCACCCAGCTCATGCAGGTTTGGCATCACGATGCCCAGACCGGCAGGCGGGGTGTTCATGGCAAAGTACAGGCCCGGCTCGATAATGGACGCCGCCACCAGCGCCATGATGGCGACGAAGGATTCCATCAGCATTGCGCCATAACCGATAAAGCGCGCGTCGGTTTCACAGGCCAGCAGCTTCGGCGTGGTGCCGGAGGCGATCAGTGCATGGAAGCCGGATACCGCGCCACAGGCGATGGTGATAAACAGGAACGGGAAGAGCGCGCCTTTCCACAGCGGACCGGTACCGTCGATGTACTGGGTCATGGCAGGCATTTTCAGTTCCGGATTAAGGATCACGATACCGATAGCCAGACCGACGATGACGCCGATTTTCAGGAAGGTCGCCAGATAGTCACGCGGCGCGAGGATCAGCCATACCGGCAGCAGCGCCGAGATAAAGGCGTAGCCAATCAGCGTAAAGGTGATGGTGGTGTCTTTAAAGGTCAGCGCCGGGCCCCAGTACGGATCGTGCGCAATCACACCGCCGAAATAAATCGACGCCACCAACAGCAGGATACCGATCACCGACACTTCACCCACGCGACCCGGACGCAGGAAGCGCATGTAAATGCCCATAAAGAGCGCGATAGGCACCGTTGAGCAGACGGTAAAGACGCCCCACGGCGATTCCGCCAGCGCTTTCACCACGATCAGCGCCAGCACGGCGAGGATGATGATCATGATCAGGAAGCAGCCGAACAGCGCAATGGTGCCGGGTACCGGGCCCATTTCTTCTTTGATCATCTCGCCCAGAGACGCGCCGTTACGGCGGGAGGAGATGAACAGCACCATAAAGTCCTGTACCGCACCGGCCAGCACCACGCCCGCCAGCAGCCACAGGGTGCCGGGCAGATAGCCCATTTGCGCGGCGAGCACCGGGCCGACCAGCGGGCCTGCCCCGGCGATGGCGGCAAAGTGGTGCCCGAACAGCACGTTACGGTTGGTCGGCACATAGTTCAGGCCGTCGTTGTTAATGACCGCGGGCGTGGCGCGCGTCGGGTCAAGTTTCATCACCTTCTGGGCGATGTAGAGGCTGTAGTAGCGGTACGCCACGAGGTAAACCGAAACAGAAGCGACGACGATCCACAGGGCGCTTACGCTTTCACCCCGTCGTAAGGCGACGACCGCCAGACAGAATGCACCGAGGATCCCCAGTATCGCCCAGGGTAAGTGCTTAAGTAGCTTTTTATTATCCATATCAGACCTGGCTTTAAGACCGAAAAGGTCAATGTGTAAGTAGTGAGTTGAAGAGACAGCTTGCCGGGCAGATCATGACAAAGAGTGCGCAAAAAACGGGCGTAATCTGGCTAAGCGGTAGTTAATGGGGGGTGAGTGGTCGGCGTGAGGAGTAAGCGGTTAATTGCCGCTGTGAGCGCCGGAAAATGTGTGATTGCGATCACGTGAAAATTTACGTTTCGTAGAAGCGTATGGCAGCAGACGCTTCTACGGAAGCACTTTAAATAACGATAAAGCAGTATGGCGTGTTATCGATAGGTTGCAGCAGTACGTGTCTGTCACGTGATTTTGTCTGGTAATACTTATCGTTAAGGTAACGATCAATGAGTTGGTCGAGCCGTTCGCGATCAATCAACGTAGTAATGCCCAATGTCCAGAAGCTGCGCAGATCGATTTCAGAACGTTTAATACGCGCGCTCTTTTCCAAATCCCGAATCATATTTTTCACACAACTTGTGGGATCACGGTTCTGTTTTACTTCCAGCGCGATATAAGTATCCAGTGCCCAGCCTTTTTTTCGCAGCAGAAAATCGGTGCGCAGACTATTGCGTACCGGATTTTTACGTAAATCACACCCCAACGTCTGTTCACGCCACCACTCATGCCCGGTAGAAACCAGCAGGTTAGCAAATTCAATCTGCATCCAGATTTCCCAGCCAGAGATATCATACTGGTCGATAATGTTGAGCTTCTGGCGAATATCTTCCCGTTCAAAAAAAAGATGTAGCAAGGTCGTCAAATGGTCGTAATCGCGATCAATCATGGGGTTCTCCCGAAAAAATCACATTATATGCATGGTTTTTAGGATGAAAAACCATAATGTGATAATTGTTGTTACATCGTAACTTAATGAAAATTATCGGGATAACGTGCTGAATTAGACGACTGCATGGAAGGGGGCTACACACTCATCGACTACCGCTTATGCGATTTACCGTAAAGTTTTTCCTATCCAGGCCGACAAAGTGTTATTCGTCCAAAGGAATGAAAAACATGTTAAACCGTATCAAAATTGTGACCAGTTTACTGCTGGTACTGTGTTTATTTGGCCTTTTACAATTAACCTCCGGTGGTCTCTTCTTTAACGCCCTCAAGCATGACAAAGAAAACTTCACCGTTCTGCAAACCATTCGCGCTCAGCAGTCCACGCTGAACGGTAGCTGGGTGGCGCTGTTGCAGACCCGTAACACGCTCAACCGTGCCGGGATCCGCTACATGATGGATCAGAATAACATCGGCAGCGGCGCGACCGTGGCGGAACTGATGCAGATTGCGACCGCTTCTCTGAAGCAGGCGGAAGTGCGCTGGAACGAGTATCAGGCGCTGCCGCGCGATCCTCGCCAGAGCGAAGCCGCAGCCGCCGAAGTGAAGCGTAACTACGACATCTATCACGGTGCGCTGGCCGAGCTGATCCAGTTACTGGGCGCAGGCAAAATCACCGAGTTCTTCGATCAGCCAACCCAGGGTTATCAGGATGGCTTTGAGAAGCAGTATGTGCAGTATCTGGAGCAGAACGACCATCTGTATGACGTGGCGGTCGCCGATAACGACAGCTCCTACAGCATGGCGGTGTGGATCATTATCAGCGTGCTGACCGTGGTGCTGGCGGTGATTATTGCCGTGTGGTTCGGCATTAAAAACGTGCTGATTGCTCCGCTGCAACGTCTGGTGGAAAGCATCCGTCACATTGCGGGCGGCGATCTGGAACAGGATATCAACGTACACGGCACTAACGAGATGGGGCAGCTGGCAGACAGCCTGCGCCACATGCAGAGCGAGCTGGTACGTACCGTGGGCGACGTGCGCAGCGGCGCGGACGCGATTTACAGCGGCGCCAGCGAAATCTCCGCCGGTAATAACGATCTCTCCTCCCGTACTGAACAGCAGGCCGCTTCCCTGGAAGAGACTGCCGCCAGCATGGAAGAGCTGACCGCTACCGTGAAGCAGAACGCCGAAAACGCCCGTCAGGCGAGCCATCTGGCGCTCAGCGCGTCAGAAACCGCGCAGAAGGGCGGCAAGGTGGTGGATAACGTGGTGCAGACCATGCGCGACATCGCCGGCAGTTCGCAGAAAATTGCTGACATTATCAGCGTGATCGACGGCATTGCCTTCCAGACCAACATCCTGGCGCTGAACGCCGCGGTGGAAGCGGCGCGTGCCGGTGAACAGGGCCGTGGTTTTGCGGTGGTGGCCGGTGAAGTGCGTAACCTCGCCCAGCGTAGTGCGCAGGCGGCGCGTGAAATTAAGAGCCTGATCGAAGACTCTGTGGGTCGCGTTGAAATCGGCTCCACGCTGGTGGAAAGCGCCGGTGAAACCATGGATGAGATCGTCAGCGCGGTAACCCGTGTGACCGACATTATGGGCGAAATCGCCTCTGCCTCTGATGAGCAGAGCCGCGGTATCGACCAGGTAGGTCTGGCGGTGGCGGAAATGGATCGTGTGACGCAGCAGAACGCCTCGCTGGTGGAAGAATCCGCCGCTGCCGCTGCTGCCCTGGAAGAGCAGGCGAGCCGTCTGACGCAGGCCGTTGCGGTGTTCCGCACCCGTCGCGTCGCACGCCCGGCTTCAGCAGGTATCACCCCGGTGCAGACCATGGCGCCGACGGTGTTGACGCGTAAAGTCGCAACGACAGATGAGAACTGGGAAACGTTTTAAACTTTAAATGCCCGGTGGCGCTGCGCTTACCGGGCCTACAGGATTGCCTCTGTAGGCCCGGCAAGCCTGCGCCGCCGGGCATTAACGTTCAAATGGTTTGCTGATTGTAGGCCCGGCAAGCTTCGCGCCGCCGGGCATTAACGTTCAGATGGTTTGCTGATTGTAGGCCCGGTAAGCTTCGCGCCGCCGGGCACATCCAAATTTACCCGCCGACTTTCACCACTTTAATTTCCACCATCCCGATACCCAGCTGACGCGGTGAATGACCGAGAATATTGCCTTCGTTGGTCGACTGCGGATCCGGCGGGACGATCTCCAGCGTATTGCTGTGCGCCGGATTACTGAAGCGCAGCGTGGTGGTGGAAAGATCGTGACCGAGGGTCAGCGTCTGTTCGCTGTTACCGACGCGCACCGGGATAGGGCGATCGGCGTTCGGGCCAAAGGCTTTGGCGGTGATCACCAGATCAAACTCCGCGGGCAACGGCGCCTTGTATTCGATTTTCACCGCCTTACCAAGCTGAGCGTTCGACCAGCGTCCCCAGGATTCCGGACGCGAAATACCGCTGAACTGCTTCACTTCCTCCGGCGCGCCGGCGACGTTAAACACAAAGCTGTCGGCTTTGTAGCGAATATCGTTATCCACCACTTTTAATTTATCGACGTTCGCCTTATAGCGCAGGGTGTCGATCATGGTCTCTTTGAAGGCCGTTTTGCCTTGCCACTGTGCGCGGTCAACGCGCTGTACGCGCTGCTCGCCGCCCAGCTGTCCCTGGGAGACGCACCAGTCAGTGGACAGCGCCAGCTGCGGCGCCCACAGCTGCGCCATCTTGTAGCACTGATCGACCCACACGAAATTATCCCGCGGCGCGAAATCCGCCAGCTGGAAGCGCAGCGGGGCGGAGTATTCGCTCTCCGGCAGCGGCTCGACGCGCTGATCGGAAACACGCAACAGCAGCGGCAGACGGAAATGGCTGCCGGAAAAGGCGATCATCTTTTTGTCGGTATCGACGGTGAAATCCTTCATCTCTTTCGGGAAGTTCCACAGCCGGATGATGTCCGGCTTCCAGGACAGCACCTTCTCTTTCATATTCAGGAAGGATTCCGACAGCGACTGGCCGGAAAGGCTGCTGCGCCCGAGGCCGATAAAGTTATCGCCGCCGAGAATATCCAGCACAGTCGCGCCGTTATCCATGGTGTTGCGCTTGAGGCCGGACACGTCCTGCTGCGGTTTATCGCCACGCAGCACAAAGAACAGGTTGTTGCGATCCTGCTTGCTGAGGTATTTCCAGGCGGTGTTATTCATCGCCAGATGATCGGACGAGACCACAATCACCGTGTCCTTGTACCAGGGCGAGGCCTGGATTTTCTGGATCAGCGCCGCAATATGCTGCTGGCTACAGGTGACCGCGCTGAACGACTGGTTGAGTTTGCCGTCCATCTCATAGCGTTTACGATCGCAGGTCCGCGAGATAAAACCGTCAGGATGATGGGTGTCCACCGTCAGGGTGAACAGCGAAAAACGTTTGCCGCTTTTGGACAGTTCTTCGTACTTTTTCCACACCTCATCCAGCACGGTGTCGTCGTAAAAACCCCAGTCATTACGGTAAGCAGGATCGGCAACCTGGCTTTTCAACTCTTCCGCACCCACCAGATGATCGAAACCGTGGGATTTCAGGAACACGTCTTTACCGGCGAAACGCAGATTCGCGCCCTGCACGAAATGGTTTTCATAGCCGGAGTTTTTCAGGATATCCCCCAGACACAAATTCTGCGGGAAGAAGCTCGACATGGACGCAGAGGCGTTGCCTTCAAAAGGCGCGAACAGCGGAATGCCGCACTGGGAGGCCACCATACCGGCAATGGTGTAATCGGTGCCGGGCAGCTGCGCGGTATGGGTAAAATCGATGCTGTTATTTTTGATTGCCCCCAGCTCCGGCGTCAGATCCGGGAAGGCGGCGTTATCGAAATAAGTGCGCTCAAGACTCTCGCCGTAGATATAGACGAGGTTGAGTTTGGGATCCGGAATGCTTTTGGCGGGCACTTTATACCAGGTGTCGAAGTCCGGCGAGCTTTCCCGCGACTGGGATTTAACCAGCTCGGTGATCTGATGAAACGCCGGGCTGGCATCCACCGAGCCGAGCGCCAGCATCAGCGCCAGCAGGCTGTAGCCAAAATGAAAGGGCATATGGCGGCGACGGCGCAAAATCCAGCCGAGGGCGCTGAACACCGCAATCAGCGCGAGGATCAGGCCCGCGCCGGGCAATATGTACTTACTGACGCCCGCGCCGGTCAGGCTGTTGGTCAGCGTGTAGAGCACCGCATCGTTGATACCGTCACCGGTAAAGTAATCGCTGGCGTAGAGGGTGATATTAAGAACCACAAAAAGGCCGAGCACAATCAGCGTGGCGGTAAACCACCATGTATTGCGGCCTGCTTTCCAGGCGTAAATCACCACGGAAGCAAGAAAAAGGGCAAGGGAAAGTAATTCCGACACAGCCTGTCCTCATCAGTCGCCAGTCGCGCGGCTGGCCATTGCTGTTATTTTTGAGCGATACAATGTAAATGGGATGTCATACTGCTGCAATTCTAGTGTCATTAAATCGTGCAGTGATTCAGATTTGGTTTAGATGTGTGACTATTTGAAGAGCGTCGCATCTTTAAATGAGGCGGGAATAATGGCGGGCAAAGATGGAAAGCGGCAGGCGACGTCGCGTCTGTCATGAACGCGACGTTTACGCCCCTCAGGACAGGAAGCCTATCCCCTGTTTCAGTACGATATCGCAGGCTTTGGTTTTGACTTTCTCCGCCAGCGGGGAGTTGCCGATATTACTCAGGCTGAGTTGTTCACCCTCTTTGGTGTTAAGCAGTCCCTGGAGGCCATCAAGATAGTTGGTATCCTGCTGCTGCGCGGCGGGCGTACTCAGGCCCAGTTTTTCCATCACCTGATTTTTCACGTTTTCCGCATTGGTGACCGAGGCCAGCTTGTTTTTGGCGCAATACTGCAAAATGCCTGCGGCATTGTTCATGTTGTCGGCGCTTAACGCCTGGTTGCCGCCGTTAAGTAAGCCGCCCAGTGACGAGAGCGACAGGCCGCCCTGCTGTGAGTCATTGTTCTGGCTGAGCTGCGTGGCAGCGCTGGAGAGGGATTCCTGCCAGGAGGCGGCGTTGGCGGCGGTGGAGAGAAGGGCGCTGCCGACAAGGGCGCAGCAAAGCATACGTTGGGCTAATTTCATCTGGCGTACTCTTGGGTAATGCCCTGACGGGCAGGATCGGCCCATTATTACAGGGCCGACGCGCATTACGGGTTCAGATTGCTCTCAATACTCTTTTCCGGTGACGCGGCTGCGGTAGCTTTCCCAGTTGAATATCACCCACAGGCTGTTGCCCAGACGCATCCTGTCCATCACGCGCTCACCGAGCAGTTTGGTCATTTCGTCCATATTGCTGTTGGTCAGCATCCCGGTCGGGCGTTTGGAGGAGGAGCGACGATCGACGATCTGATTGATGATCACTTTTTCGTAGCGCGATTCGGACTGCATGCCGATCTCGTCGATCACCAGCAGATCGACATTGCTCAGATCGTTGAGCAACTGCTCCTCGCTGATCTGGCGATTATTGAAGGTGTCTTTCATCGCCGACATAATATCCGCCACGGTAATAATGAGCACCGATTTGCCGCGCAGCAGCAGTTCGTTGCAGATAGCCGCCGCGAGGTGATTTTTACCGGTGCCAGGCTTGCCGGAAAAGATAAAGCTGGCGATGTTGCCGTCGAAGGCTTCCACGTACTGACGCGCTTTGGCAAGGGCGTTCATCTGGCCTTCGTTCTCGACTTTATAGTTATCGAACGAGCAGTTCTGGTGTAAAGGACGGATGCCGGAGCGGTTAAAGGTGCGCTGCATTTTCATGGCGCGGTTTTCACGCGCAAGGGCAGCGGCGCGGATCTCACCTTGCTCTTTTTGCCACGCCAGCAGCTCTTCGCCCGTTTTAAACGCGGGTTTAACGTGCTCTGGCATCATCTTTTGCAGACGTTTCATCAGTTCGCCGACGTTTTTCATCATCATCCTCTGAAACCGGGTGGAATTTGATTATCAGGCTCGCTCACCGTGTTCACATCACGCCTGAGCGATGCGCCCTGGCTGGCGCGGCTCATCTGAACGCTGCGCGCCAGCTTTTGCTGCCACTGGATATGGTGGAAGACTTTGCCTTCCGCCTGCCAGTAGGCCACGAATGACGCCAGTTCTTCCGGCGTAACCGGCTGCGTCAGGCCGATACCCCACAGCGCTGCCTGACGCTGAAAATCCGCGTCGGGCTGCCAGGCGGGATACATGGCAAATTTCCCTATCGGCACGCTCACCGGCGCGGCCGCAGGTTCTTCATAAAACTGTGCGTCCAGCGCCACATCGCTGGCCGGGCGTTCCAGACGGGCTTCCAGTTCCAGCAACTGCGCCAGCCGCGCAGGGGTGAGCGCGTAAAAAGCCGGTGCATTATTGGCAAACACGGCCACCGTGCCGTGCGGCGCTTGCGCCAGAACGGTGGCGTGCTGGCGCGTAAAATCATCGATGCCGATGACGTTCGTGGACAGGATTCTGGAGGACATTGTGCTATCTCAAACTGACTGGTACAGACATTGCGAAGGGATCCGCAACTGATATGTGCACATAGTAGCACAGAGCGCTGCCCGGAAAGCAGTGCAGAAAAGAAAGCCGGGTTTCCCCGGCCTTAAGTGTTGACTAATCAACAGGATAAAGGAGGCGGCTGCGCAAGCGGGCAGCCGTCTTGTCCTCCCGAAAAGCCCCCTGGTGAGGGTAATAAATCAGGAAATAATGTTCAGCGTAACGTCGATGTTGCCGCGCGTTGCGTTGGAGTAAGGGCAAACGATGTGTGCTGCATCTACCAGTTTTTTCGCTTCGCTGGCATCCATACCCGGCAGGTGGATGTTCAGTTTGGCTTCGATACCAAAACCGGTCGGCAGCGGCCCGATACCCACTTCGCCTTCAATGAACGCGTCTTTAGGCATGGTGATTTTGTCGCGTGCGCTGACAAATTTCATCGCGCCGAGGAAACAGGCAGAGTAGCCCGCTGCAAACAGCTGTTCCGGGTTAGTGGCATCACCGCCTGCGCCGCCCATCTCTTTCGGCACGCCCAGTTTCACATCAAGTACGCCGTCAGAAGAGGTTGCGCGGCCGTCACGGCCACCGGTAGCTTTGGCAACAGCGGTATAGATCACTTTTTCGAGAGACATAATGTGTTCCTTTTGTATGCTATAAAATAGCGTGCTATTTATCTGCGAGCATAATCACTCTGAATGAGTCATTATGCGCGGTGTAAGTTTTCGCGTAACTTTTCCAGCTCCAGCTTGAGCGACGTCAGCGTGGCGGTATCGCAGGCGGCGGCGCAGCCTACCTGTTCAGGAATATCCCGCGCCTGTTCCTGCAACGCCCGGCCGCTGTCGCTCAGCGTGACCACCACCTGCCGCTCATCCTGGCGGGAGCGCTGACGGCTAATCAGCCCGGCGCTCTCCAGACGCTTAAGCAGCGGCGTCAGCGTGGCGGAATCCAGAAACAGGCGCTCGCCTATCTCCGATACCGTAACATCATCCCGTTCCCATAACACCAGCATCACCAGATACTGCGGGTAGGTCAGCTGCAAGGGCGCCAGCAGTTGCCGGTACACTTTGTTGAGCGCCAGATTCGCAGAATAGAGCGCAAAACAGAGCTGGTTATCAAGTTCCAGTACGCGGCTGGATGGAGCGGTCTTCGTCTTCATGAGATGAATATAGATAGTGCACGATTTAATTGCAAGTTATTTGTTTGCGACATGTCAGGGGCACAGATAACGCAGCACCACCTGCACCGCCATCGCGCGATAATGCGCTTCCTGGGCGGCGCTGTCGGCCCCGTCTTCAAACAGCAGGGTGAAGGTATAACTGTTGGCCACGAAGTGAAAACTGAAGCTGCTCATCAGGCGGTGGACGTCGCGTGCAGTGACCGTTTTATTAAAGAGCTGTTTGCGCTGCCCGCGCTGCAAAATATCTTCCAGCAGATCCAGCGCGCTGCGGTTTACCGTGCGCAGCACCGCAGACTCTTGCATGAAGCGCCCCCGCTGCATGTTTTCCATGCAGATGATGCGAATAAAATCCGGATGGGCGGCATGATAATCAAAGGTGCTTTCAACAAGCTGTACCATCGCTTCCACCGGCGGCATACCGGCAAGGTTCAGCCGTTTTTCACTGGCGCGAATTTCCGTATAGACGTGTTCAAGCACGCGTAAGTACAGGTTTTCTTTGGTTTTGAAGTGATAGACCACCATGCGTTTGGTGGTGCCCGCTTTTTCCGCGATCTGCTCCATGCGCGCGCCGTTTAGCCCGTATTCCGCAAACAGCGTAATGGCGCTGTGAAAGATTTTATCTTTCAGACTGGCTTCGTCACTTTTCTCTGAGGGATTACTGCCATGGTGCTCCACGCTCACTCCTTATAGGCCAAAACGCAAAGGGGGATTATCACCACGGCAGCGGCAGAAAACAAATTTCAAACGCGCGGGCGCTTGCGGTAGATCCACAGCCCGGGCACCGACAGGCCAATCGACAGGGCGGCTACGATGGAAGTGGCCTTGAGGAAATTGGTCAGCAGCAGGATCATCAGATCCTCGCTGTAGCCCAGATGGCCAATTTTTACCGCTGAGATCATCGCGGTATAGGCCGAAATGCCCGGAAACATCGGGATCACCGCCGCCACGGTAAAGACTTTCGGGTGCGCCAGATACCAGCGCGACCAGCGGATGCCAATGGCCCCAACCAACATCGACGCCATAAAGGTGGACCATTCGATATTGAAGCCCGCGGTGACCATGGTCATGCGCGACCCGTGACCAATCGCCCCCAGTAGCGCGCACCAGGGCAGGGCGCGGTGCGGAACGTTGAACACCATGGCAAAACCGACGGCGGGAATGGCCGACAGCGCCATGTCCTGCATCAGCGCCAGCAGAAAATCGATTATGCCCATCCGCGCAGCCCCCAAACTGTCATTGCCATCACCACGCCCACGCAGGTGGCGAGGGTCAGCAGGCTGGCGATCGCCCAGCGCGCCAGTCCGGTATTAATATGCCCTTTGAACATATCCGCCACGGCGTTGATCAGCGGAAAGCCCGGCACCAGCAACAACACGCTGGCGGCCATTGATACCGTTGAGGTAAGCGCGAAAGTGGGCAGCATCAGCAATAAACCTGCGACCGTGGTCGCCACAAAAGCGGTAATGCAGAAATTGATCTGCGGATGCATATGCCGCTGCGCCAGCGTCAGGCGGACGTACATGGCGATGCTGCTGGCGAAGAACGTCACCACCGCGCCGTCCCATCCGCCTTTATTAAGTCTGCAAAAGCAGGCGCAGGAGAGGCCGACCATCAGCACCATCAGCCAGCGCGGATAACGCAGCGGCTTGACGTGATTGAAGCGCTTTTCAACGTCCCGATAATCGAGCAGTTTATGCTCGGCCATGATGACAATATGCTGTACCTCGGTCACCACATGCATGTTGATCCCGCGATCGCTGTTCTTGCGCGTCGAGGTGAGACATTCACCGTCTTTAATTGTCGTCAGCACGATAGCATTGGCTGAAATCGAACTTTCTACGCTGTCCATCCCCAGCGCCAGCCCAAGCCGCGTGGATAATTCTTCTACCAGCGCGCTTTCGGCACCGTGCTGTAATAGAAAAAGACCGCACTGAATACATAATCGCGTGATGGTCCGCTGTGACGCCTGCTCTGCTTGCATGTCGTGCCCTGGTAGTCAACGCCAAAACGCCTGAAGGCCAGGCGGAAAATCTATTTTTAGCACGAAGCGTCCATGGCCCGGTCAGGGGGCAGATCAATATTTATTCATTATCTTTGAGAATTCTTATCTTTTACCGGATGCAGTGCGGACGGGGCCTGACGGCTACTCCTGACCGTTTTTATATTCACTAAATGAATAATTTAATTTTTACTTAATTTTTTTTGTATTTTTTAACCATCACCCTGGTTATTTATTTTTCACAATTTATGCGATATTAGCGCGGTGAGAGCAGGATGTAATAATCTCATGGTTAATCTCTCCAGAAGGAACAGACGTGCCAGGTGGCACGCTACGGTTAGTATCCAGGGAAAAGTGTCAGAAAAGTTAAGGATGAAATCAGCGCTTATTAAAAGCGTATGTTTTCTCCTGAGTTTCTGTACTTAAAAAAGGAGACGGATAAATTATGGTTACAGGAAGTTGTAAGTTCGGAATCGTTATTAGTAAAGCACCTATCATACAAAATGGCCTTGGCAATATTATTGCCCACCATTTTCCCGAATATGAACTCTCGTATTGCCGCGCATTAGAAGAGCTTACGTTACTGCAATTGCGGCGCGCAGATTTAGTGGTTGCCGATTTGTCAGGGGACATTCGTCATCCAAAAAATCTCTGCGAACAGTACTACAAGTTATTGACTCAGTATCTTGATATTCACTGGATTTTTATTGTCCCGCGTCCGTTATACCCGCTGGCGGTAGAAATGCTGCTGCGCCCGGAAAGTACCTTACTGTCTCAGGTTGATCCCATTGAGGTCGTGGTGAACGCCATTCGCGCAGGCAGCATCAGCGCCGAACGGATCAGCCAAAGCCTGCTGTCCCCGGAGCCAGGTGAATTTGACGAAGAAGAGGAAAAATCAGCACTGCTGACGCTGTCTGAACGCCGGGTATTACGGCTTATCGGAAAAGGTTGGGGCATTAATCAGGTCGCCATGTTGCTCAAGAAGAGTAATAAGACCGTGAGTGCGCAAAAGAATAGC
Coding sequences within:
- a CDS encoding carbon starvation CstA family protein; protein product: MDNKKLLKHLPWAILGILGAFCLAVVALRRGESVSALWIVVASVSVYLVAYRYYSLYIAQKVMKLDPTRATPAVINNDGLNYVPTNRNVLFGHHFAAIAGAGPLVGPVLAAQMGYLPGTLWLLAGVVLAGAVQDFMVLFISSRRNGASLGEMIKEEMGPVPGTIALFGCFLIMIIILAVLALIVVKALAESPWGVFTVCSTVPIALFMGIYMRFLRPGRVGEVSVIGILLLVASIYFGGVIAHDPYWGPALTFKDTTITFTLIGYAFISALLPVWLILAPRDYLATFLKIGVIVGLAIGIVILNPELKMPAMTQYIDGTGPLWKGALFPFLFITIACGAVSGFHALIASGTTPKLLACETDARFIGYGAMLMESFVAIMALVAASIIEPGLYFAMNTPPAGLGIVMPNLHELGGENGPLIMAQLKDVTAHAAATVSSWGFVISPEQILQTAKDIGEPSVLNRAGGAPTLAVGIAHVFHKILPWADMGFWYHFGILFEALFILTALDAGTRSGRFMLQDLLGNFVPFLKKTDSLVAGIIGTAGCVGLWGYLLYQGVVDPLGGVKSLWPLFGISNQMLAAVALVLGTVVLVKMQRTKYIWVTMVPAVWLLICTTWALGLKLFSDNPQMEGFFYMASQYKARIAAGGELTAQEVANMNHIVVNNYTNAGLSILFLVVVYSIIFYGFKTWMKARNSTVRTDKETPYVPVPEGGVKTSSHH
- the tsr gene encoding methyl-accepting chemotaxis protein, translated to MLNRIKIVTSLLLVLCLFGLLQLTSGGLFFNALKHDKENFTVLQTIRAQQSTLNGSWVALLQTRNTLNRAGIRYMMDQNNIGSGATVAELMQIATASLKQAEVRWNEYQALPRDPRQSEAAAAEVKRNYDIYHGALAELIQLLGAGKITEFFDQPTQGYQDGFEKQYVQYLEQNDHLYDVAVADNDSSYSMAVWIIISVLTVVLAVIIAVWFGIKNVLIAPLQRLVESIRHIAGGDLEQDINVHGTNEMGQLADSLRHMQSELVRTVGDVRSGADAIYSGASEISAGNNDLSSRTEQQAASLEETAASMEELTATVKQNAENARQASHLALSASETAQKGGKVVDNVVQTMRDIAGSSQKIADIISVIDGIAFQTNILALNAAVEAARAGEQGRGFAVVAGEVRNLAQRSAQAAREIKSLIEDSVGRVEIGSTLVESAGETMDEIVSAVTRVTDIMGEIASASDEQSRGIDQVGLAVAEMDRVTQQNASLVEESAAAAAALEEQASRLTQAVAVFRTRRVARPASAGITPVQTMAPTVLTRKVATTDENWETF
- the opgB gene encoding phosphatidylglycerol--membrane-oligosaccharide glycerophosphotransferase, producing MSELLSLALFLASVVIYAWKAGRNTWWFTATLIVLGLFVVLNITLYASDYFTGDGINDAVLYTLTNSLTGAGVSKYILPGAGLILALIAVFSALGWILRRRRHMPFHFGYSLLALMLALGSVDASPAFHQITELVKSQSRESSPDFDTWYKVPAKSIPDPKLNLVYIYGESLERTYFDNAAFPDLTPELGAIKNNSIDFTHTAQLPGTDYTIAGMVASQCGIPLFAPFEGNASASMSSFFPQNLCLGDILKNSGYENHFVQGANLRFAGKDVFLKSHGFDHLVGAEELKSQVADPAYRNDWGFYDDTVLDEVWKKYEELSKSGKRFSLFTLTVDTHHPDGFISRTCDRKRYEMDGKLNQSFSAVTCSQQHIAALIQKIQASPWYKDTVIVVSSDHLAMNNTAWKYLSKQDRNNLFFVLRGDKPQQDVSGLKRNTMDNGATVLDILGGDNFIGLGRSSLSGQSLSESFLNMKEKVLSWKPDIIRLWNFPKEMKDFTVDTDKKMIAFSGSHFRLPLLLRVSDQRVEPLPESEYSAPLRFQLADFAPRDNFVWVDQCYKMAQLWAPQLALSTDWCVSQGQLGGEQRVQRVDRAQWQGKTAFKETMIDTLRYKANVDKLKVVDNDIRYKADSFVFNVAGAPEEVKQFSGISRPESWGRWSNAQLGKAVKIEYKAPLPAEFDLVITAKAFGPNADRPIPVRVGNSEQTLTLGHDLSTTTLRFSNPAHSNTLEIVPPDPQSTNEGNILGHSPRQLGIGMVEIKVVKVGG
- a CDS encoding DUF2501 domain-containing protein gives rise to the protein MKLAQRMLCCALVGSALLSTAANAASWQESLSSAATQLSQNNDSQQGGLSLSSLGGLLNGGNQALSADNMNNAAGILQYCAKNKLASVTNAENVKNQVMEKLGLSTPAAQQQDTNYLDGLQGLLNTKEGEQLSLSNIGNSPLAEKVKTKACDIVLKQGIGFLS
- the dnaC gene encoding DNA replication protein DnaC produces the protein MKNVGELMKRLQKMMPEHVKPAFKTGEELLAWQKEQGEIRAAALARENRAMKMQRTFNRSGIRPLHQNCSFDNYKVENEGQMNALAKARQYVEAFDGNIASFIFSGKPGTGKNHLAAAICNELLLRGKSVLIITVADIMSAMKDTFNNRQISEEQLLNDLSNVDLLVIDEIGMQSESRYEKVIINQIVDRRSSSKRPTGMLTNSNMDEMTKLLGERVMDRMRLGNSLWVIFNWESYRSRVTGKEY